One bacterium genomic region harbors:
- a CDS encoding 1,4-dihydroxy-6-naphthoate synthase: MKRVRFGFSPCPNDTVQFFALVHGLIDTGEIVFEPVLEDVETLNRMSLSGELPMTKASYAVLGKVLPDYWCLRSGGALGRGCGPLWVSKGEKTAAELAALPIAHPGENTTAHLLLSLRLGGRFTGVPMVFCEIMEAIERGEVASGVIIHEGRFTYEGRGLTAVEDLGEWWERTTGAPIPLGAILLRRDSGLDPLHVEELLRKSLDYGRSHPKEVAEYVRENAQELDDEVTARHIALYVNEFSRDLGEEGEKAVLELLSRQRKLGLIREWEGEVFALKAEPPPASKFRRMR; encoded by the coding sequence ATGAAAAGGGTCCGTTTCGGCTTCTCACCCTGTCCGAACGACACCGTGCAGTTCTTTGCCCTTGTCCACGGTCTCATCGACACCGGGGAGATAGTTTTCGAGCCGGTTCTGGAGGACGTGGAGACACTCAACCGTATGTCCCTTTCGGGCGAGCTTCCCATGACCAAGGCCAGCTACGCCGTACTCGGCAAGGTTTTGCCGGATTACTGGTGCCTACGCTCCGGCGGCGCTCTCGGAAGAGGCTGCGGCCCGCTGTGGGTGTCGAAGGGGGAGAAGACGGCGGCGGAACTTGCCGCCCTCCCCATCGCCCATCCCGGCGAGAACACCACCGCGCACCTCCTCCTTTCCCTGCGCCTCGGCGGGCGTTTCACCGGCGTCCCGATGGTCTTTTGCGAGATTATGGAGGCGATAGAGCGGGGCGAAGTCGCCTCGGGCGTGATAATCCACGAAGGGCGCTTCACCTACGAGGGCAGGGGACTCACAGCGGTAGAAGACCTCGGCGAGTGGTGGGAGCGCACGACCGGAGCGCCGATACCCCTCGGGGCGATACTCCTGCGGCGCGATTCGGGTCTCGACCCTCTCCACGTCGAAGAACTGCTCAGAAAGTCCCTCGACTACGGCAGGAGCCACCCCAAAGAGGTCGCAGAATACGTCCGCGAAAACGCGCAGGAGCTTGACGACGAGGTGACCGCCCGCCATATCGCGCTTTACGTCAACGAATTTTCAAGGGACCTCGGGGAAGAGGGGGAAAAGGCCGTTCTCGAACTGCTGTCCAGGCAGAGGAAGCTGGGGTTGATACGGGAATGGGAGGGGGAGGTTTTCGCGCTTAAAGCTGAACCCCCGCCAGCTTCAAAGTTTCGTAGGATGCGTTAG
- the mqnB gene encoding futalosine hydrolase translates to MNLKVVTTDAGGTGMDPDVLVIAATPDELSWAGDLPPFCETRLGRLVVDFCVTGPGQVNTAYALGRVLSGLTPRLILSVGIGGAYPSSGLFPGDIAVATTEVDADWGVEPIPPEIQPRPILVPRVRLPGANLNFFIPLSKSHARSLLLSSCEFCNAAEGPFVTSSTVTATEKRARLMEELYGAICENMEGYAAAQVAMEEGIPFAEIRGISNMAGPRDLSAWKLKEAIKAAGRGAKGFLVKLEAERR, encoded by the coding sequence TTGAATCTCAAGGTCGTTACAACCGACGCGGGCGGCACCGGAATGGACCCCGACGTCCTCGTCATCGCGGCCACCCCGGACGAGCTTTCCTGGGCCGGCGACTTGCCCCCCTTTTGCGAAACCCGGCTGGGGAGGCTTGTGGTGGACTTTTGCGTCACCGGCCCCGGCCAGGTCAACACCGCCTACGCTCTGGGGCGGGTTCTGTCCGGGCTGACGCCGCGCCTCATCCTCTCGGTCGGAATAGGGGGGGCGTACCCCTCCAGCGGCCTTTTCCCCGGCGACATCGCCGTCGCCACCACCGAGGTGGATGCGGACTGGGGGGTCGAGCCGATACCCCCGGAGATTCAGCCGAGGCCGATTCTGGTGCCGAGGGTGCGGCTGCCGGGCGCGAACCTTAATTTCTTTATCCCCCTTTCCAAAAGCCACGCAAGGTCGCTGCTCCTGAGTTCCTGCGAATTCTGCAACGCCGCCGAAGGCCCCTTCGTAACCTCCTCCACCGTCACCGCTACGGAAAAAAGGGCGCGCCTGATGGAGGAGCTTTACGGGGCCATCTGCGAAAACATGGAGGGCTATGCCGCCGCGCAGGTGGCGATGGAGGAGGGGATACCCTTCGCCGAAATCAGGGGCATCTCCAACATGGCGGGGCCGCGCGACCTTTCGGCGTGGAAGCTGAAAGAAGCGATAAAGGCTGCGGGAAGGGGGGCGAAGGGGTTTCTCGTCAAGCTGGAGGCGGAGCGCAGATGA
- a CDS encoding deoxyguanosinetriphosphate triphosphohydrolase: protein MPGTIRERLEAEEEIKLHRRAARSLGTAGRRREEEPCAIRLAWQVDRDRILHSKSFRRLSQKTQVFLAPAGDHYRTRLTHTLEVSQIARTIASALGLNENLTEAVALGHDLGHTPFGHAGESVLNRLSPSGFHHAKQSLRVVDLLERDGKGLNLTKEVREGIAGHSKGKGEIMERFGTLESQVVRVADLAAYLNHDLDDALRAGVVKSTEVPERVRTRLGDTHGSRISSIVTDVIGTTIGNDYDCISITGEMNDILVEFRAFLYDRVYDNPEVHKDFVKAIKLLEELYGYYRENPESLPDYAKYDAPPEKRITDFIAGMTDRFALTLYESIFMPKPWKVL, encoded by the coding sequence ATGCCGGGTACAATAAGAGAACGGCTTGAAGCCGAAGAGGAAATAAAGCTCCACAGGAGAGCGGCGCGTTCGCTGGGCACCGCCGGGAGGCGGCGCGAGGAGGAGCCTTGCGCCATCCGTCTCGCCTGGCAGGTTGACCGCGACCGGATACTGCATTCCAAATCCTTCAGGCGGCTCAGCCAGAAAACCCAGGTCTTCCTCGCCCCCGCCGGGGATCACTACCGCACCCGTCTGACCCACACCCTCGAAGTCAGCCAGATAGCCAGAACCATAGCGAGCGCACTGGGGCTGAACGAAAATCTCACCGAGGCGGTAGCCCTCGGCCACGATCTGGGCCACACCCCCTTCGGCCACGCCGGAGAGAGCGTGCTGAACAGGCTCAGCCCGAGCGGCTTTCACCACGCGAAGCAATCCCTTCGCGTCGTGGACCTGCTCGAACGCGACGGCAAGGGACTGAACCTGACGAAGGAGGTCAGGGAGGGGATAGCGGGCCACTCCAAGGGCAAGGGGGAAATAATGGAGCGATTCGGAACCCTGGAATCCCAGGTAGTCCGCGTCGCGGACCTCGCCGCCTATCTGAATCACGATCTTGACGACGCTCTTCGCGCCGGAGTGGTAAAATCAACAGAGGTACCTGAAAGGGTCCGGACGCGCCTCGGGGACACCCACGGCTCGCGCATCTCGTCGATAGTGACCGACGTAATCGGAACCACAATCGGCAATGATTACGACTGCATCTCGATTACCGGGGAGATGAACGATATTCTGGTGGAATTTCGCGCTTTCCTTTATGATCGGGTGTACGATAATCCCGAGGTCCACAAGGATTTTGTCAAGGCGATAAAGCTTCTCGAAGAGCTTTACGGCTATTACCGGGAAAACCCCGAGTCCTTGCCCGATTACGCAAAATACGATGCGCCGCCAGAGAAGCGCATCACGGATTTCATAGCTGGAATGACCGACAGGTTCGCGCTGACCCTGTACGAGTCGATTTTCATGCCAAAGCCCTGGAAAGTGTTGTAA
- a CDS encoding valine--tRNA ligase, whose protein sequence is MSNPGKIEGTYSPRDFEEKWYARWLEKKYFHADEKSAKPPFSIVIPPPNVTGILHMGHALNNTLQDVMTRYKRMDGFEALWMPGTDHAGIATQNVVERRLREEGKTREDLGREKFIERVWEWRGDYGGTIVKQLKRLGASCDWDRERFTMDEGLSRAVREVFCTLYEEGLIYKGSYIINWCPRCKTALADDEVDHEETKGNLWNLKYPLEDGSGFVVVATTRPETMLGDTAVAVHPDDERYKALVGKYVILPVIGRRIPIIADSFVDPAFGSGAVKVTPAHDPNDFSCGHRHNLEFIRVIGEDGFMTAEAGPYAGMDRYECRERLVAALTIDEVLVSTQEHQNAVGCCYRCRTVIEPLISEQWFVKVAPLAQKAVEAVQNGDTRIIPDHWKKTYYHWMENIRDWCISRQIWWGHRIPAFVCPECKEMTVSRTDIDTCPKCGHKGLEQEHDVLDTWFSSALWPFSTMGWPEETDTLKKFYPTSLLVTGFDILFFWVARMMMMGIWFRKEVPFRDVYLHALLRDEQGRKMSKSLGNSLDPIELIDEFGADVLRFTLVAFAAQGRDIRLSKGRFEGYYRFANKIWNAARFIFMNLEDFDPKAAEVPFEKLSSSDRWILGRFDEAAARVREALDNYYFNEAASEVYKFLWNELCDWYVEMAKRPLYSKDNPEGKLGAQQTLIRVFDGTMRLLHPFMPFLSEELWQKLPWPSYMGVREESLVIAAFPKPGGMKVDPKAMERIEMVKEVVSAVRNIRGEMNVPPSKKIEVIIQGESSLTVLLENELEILLALASSGKIGFIPPGAQKPKQCAAAVAAGFEIFVPLAGLVDLAEEEKRLCKEIDKLGADLAKVEGKLSNPSFVDKAPEEVVAKERGRAAELSENIAKLCANLRRIRGE, encoded by the coding sequence ATGTCTAACCCGGGCAAGATCGAAGGAACCTACTCCCCCCGCGACTTTGAAGAAAAGTGGTACGCGCGGTGGCTGGAGAAGAAGTATTTTCACGCCGATGAAAAGAGCGCAAAGCCGCCCTTCTCGATAGTGATACCCCCTCCCAACGTCACCGGCATTCTCCACATGGGCCACGCGCTTAACAATACCCTTCAGGACGTGATGACCCGCTACAAGCGCATGGACGGCTTCGAGGCTCTCTGGATGCCCGGCACCGACCACGCCGGTATCGCCACACAGAATGTGGTGGAGCGGAGGCTCCGCGAGGAGGGAAAGACCAGGGAAGACCTCGGCCGCGAGAAGTTCATCGAGCGCGTCTGGGAATGGCGCGGCGATTACGGCGGCACCATCGTAAAGCAGCTCAAGCGCCTCGGTGCCTCCTGCGACTGGGACCGCGAGCGCTTCACCATGGACGAGGGGCTTTCCCGCGCCGTCCGCGAGGTCTTCTGTACCCTCTACGAGGAGGGGCTGATCTACAAGGGCAGCTACATCATCAACTGGTGCCCCCGCTGCAAGACCGCGCTGGCCGACGACGAGGTGGATCACGAGGAGACGAAGGGGAACCTCTGGAATCTCAAATATCCCCTCGAAGACGGCTCGGGCTTCGTAGTCGTAGCAACCACGCGCCCCGAGACGATGCTGGGCGACACCGCCGTGGCCGTACACCCCGACGACGAACGTTACAAAGCGCTCGTGGGCAAGTACGTGATCCTGCCCGTAATCGGGCGGCGCATCCCCATCATTGCCGATTCCTTCGTAGACCCCGCTTTCGGTTCCGGCGCGGTCAAGGTCACACCGGCCCACGACCCTAACGACTTTAGCTGCGGACACCGCCACAACCTCGAATTCATCAGGGTGATAGGCGAAGACGGCTTCATGACCGCCGAGGCGGGCCCCTACGCGGGGATGGACCGTTACGAGTGCCGCGAGCGCCTCGTCGCAGCCCTGACCATCGACGAAGTCCTCGTCTCCACGCAGGAACATCAGAACGCCGTCGGCTGCTGCTACCGCTGCCGCACCGTCATAGAGCCCCTCATCTCCGAGCAGTGGTTCGTCAAGGTCGCCCCCCTCGCCCAAAAGGCCGTGGAAGCCGTCCAAAACGGCGATACCCGCATCATCCCCGACCACTGGAAGAAGACCTATTACCACTGGATGGAGAACATAAGGGACTGGTGCATCTCCCGGCAGATCTGGTGGGGCCACAGGATACCGGCTTTCGTCTGCCCCGAATGCAAGGAGATGACGGTCTCCCGCACGGACATAGACACCTGCCCCAAATGCGGCCACAAGGGACTTGAGCAGGAGCACGACGTTCTCGACACCTGGTTCAGCTCCGCCCTCTGGCCCTTCTCGACGATGGGGTGGCCCGAAGAGACCGATACCCTCAAAAAATTCTACCCGACGAGCCTTCTGGTCACCGGTTTCGACATCCTCTTCTTCTGGGTCGCCAGAATGATGATGATGGGCATCTGGTTCCGCAAGGAGGTCCCCTTCCGCGACGTCTACCTCCACGCCCTCCTCCGGGACGAGCAGGGGCGCAAGATGTCGAAGTCTCTGGGGAACTCCCTCGACCCCATCGAGCTCATCGACGAATTCGGCGCGGACGTGCTTCGCTTCACCCTCGTCGCCTTTGCGGCGCAGGGCCGCGACATACGCCTCTCGAAGGGCCGCTTCGAGGGCTACTACCGCTTCGCCAACAAGATATGGAACGCCGCGCGCTTCATCTTCATGAACCTGGAAGATTTCGACCCCAAAGCCGCCGAGGTTCCCTTCGAGAAGCTTTCCTCCTCCGACAGGTGGATACTGGGGCGCTTCGACGAGGCCGCCGCCAGGGTGCGCGAGGCCCTCGACAATTACTACTTCAACGAGGCCGCGAGCGAGGTCTACAAATTCCTCTGGAACGAGCTTTGCGACTGGTACGTGGAGATGGCGAAACGCCCCCTCTACTCGAAGGACAACCCGGAGGGAAAACTCGGAGCCCAGCAGACCCTTATCCGCGTCTTCGACGGAACCATGCGCCTCCTCCACCCCTTCATGCCCTTCCTCAGCGAGGAACTCTGGCAGAAGCTCCCCTGGCCCTCATACATGGGCGTCCGCGAGGAGAGCCTGGTCATAGCCGCCTTCCCCAAACCCGGCGGCATGAAGGTTGACCCGAAGGCGATGGAGCGCATCGAGATGGTGAAGGAGGTGGTCAGCGCCGTCAGGAACATACGCGGCGAGATGAACGTCCCTCCCTCTAAAAAGATCGAGGTTATTATTCAGGGAGAGTCCTCCCTGACCGTGCTTCTGGAAAACGAGCTGGAGATACTGCTGGCCCTTGCCTCCTCCGGGAAAATCGGCTTCATACCTCCGGGAGCGCAAAAGCCCAAACAGTGCGCCGCCGCCGTCGCCGCCGGGTTCGAGATCTTCGTGCCGCTCGCGGGCCTCGTGGACCTCGCCGAGGAGGAAAAGCGGCTTTGCAAGGAGATCGACAAACTCGGAGCCGACCTCGCCAAGGTCGAAGGAAAGCTCTCGAATCCCAGCTTCGTCGATAAAGCGCCCGAGGAGGTAGTCGCCAAGGAGCGCGGCAGGGCCGCCGAGCTAAGCGAGAACATCGCCAAGCTCTGCGCCAACCTGAGGCGCATACGGGGAGAGTGA
- the nadC gene encoding carboxylating nicotinate-nucleotide diphosphorylase, translated as MGFPFQEADRVIRAALTEDIGPGDVTTLSTVPEKTRATAFLVAKEDLRLAGLRGFTRVFELLDPCGVTFTLHKKDGDEVLSGETILEAEGPARILLTGERVALNLLQRLCGIATMTSKWVKELEGTGAKLADTRKTTPGFRALEKYAVRVGGGVNHRFGLFDGVLIKENHIRASGSITNAVKSARQSAHHLLKIEVEVTNLDELREALFAGADAVLLDNMDLPTMAEAVAIAKGKALVEASGGMSLPRLREVAETGVDIISAGALTHSAPASDLSLLFKTGN; from the coding sequence ATGGGATTTCCTTTTCAGGAAGCCGACCGGGTTATTCGGGCAGCCCTTACAGAGGACATCGGCCCCGGCGACGTTACAACGCTTTCGACCGTGCCGGAGAAGACGCGCGCGACCGCTTTTCTGGTCGCGAAGGAAGACCTTCGCCTCGCTGGGCTTCGCGGATTCACACGGGTCTTCGAGCTTCTTGACCCTTGCGGCGTGACCTTCACCCTTCATAAAAAAGACGGCGACGAGGTACTGAGCGGCGAGACGATTCTCGAAGCCGAAGGGCCCGCGCGAATACTCCTCACCGGAGAACGGGTCGCGCTGAACCTCCTCCAGCGCCTCTGCGGCATTGCGACCATGACCTCGAAGTGGGTTAAAGAACTGGAGGGAACCGGCGCAAAACTCGCGGACACCAGAAAGACTACTCCGGGGTTTCGCGCCCTCGAAAAGTACGCGGTGAGGGTCGGCGGAGGGGTAAATCACAGGTTCGGCCTCTTCGACGGGGTGCTCATCAAGGAAAACCACATCCGCGCCTCCGGCTCCATAACCAACGCAGTAAAATCAGCCCGGCAAAGCGCTCACCACCTCCTCAAAATCGAAGTCGAGGTGACGAACCTGGACGAGCTGCGCGAAGCGCTTTTTGCAGGGGCCGACGCGGTGCTGCTGGACAACATGGACCTTCCGACGATGGCGGAGGCGGTTGCAATCGCGAAGGGAAAGGCTCTGGTCGAGGCTTCGGGGGGAATGAGCCTGCCAAGACTTCGTGAGGTGGCCGAAACCGGCGTGGACATCATCTCTGCGGGCGCGCTCACCCACTCCGCCCCCGCCTCCGACCTCTCCCTGCTCTTTAAAACCGGAAACTGA